cttcatatgaaaACCTTTATTGGAAACACAGCCCTCTGATGGGTTTCTTTAATGCCTGGGGCTAACCTCAGTTCCTTTATGTTGTACTATGTTGTTCTGCAATACATATGTAAACAGAtagtatgaaaaaaatcttcattttttaaaacttctctttatttttacatttgatgCACGAGGACAGACAAGATGAGTATTCAGGACAAAGTATAAATCCATATACTGTcctaaaaacaataaaagtgaTAAAGTTTGAGAgtttagaaaagtattttagaaacaatgtatttccaaaattcCTCATTACAGAAAATTCAAATCTTTTAGAAAAGTGGAGTTCAATATCCTTGTGCATTAAGCCATATGATGAAAGTATGTAGGTGTCTTCCATCcttattttaagaaatctgtCTCTGCATTACAAACCATCTTTACGTAACCTATTGAAGGAGCCAACAGCCTCCATAATACGCAGTATACACAGttacaaacaattttaaaagttatattacaaaatatacaGTAGttcctttttacatttttatagatAAACATTGCATAGTTATCAAATACGTAATATATAACACAATCACATGAGCCTCTTTCTGTATAACTTATGAAAAGTTCTGTACACtcaaataattataaataaagtGTAAATATCTTTTGTTAAGAGCGGGGGGCAAATATACCAGGACATGTTGTGCTGCCAAGTGTTAATCAAAAGTCCTTGTTTGGAATCTGCCTAAAACAAAGGCACAATATGGCCTGAAATTCACCAGCAAGGAGAGAGTGAGAACTAGGTATATCATATGGGAAACGTTACAATGAGGAACATAAAGTACTGATATGTCCAACCATAATTTTTACACTGATTCTTTTACAAGAACTGCTTTTCCTCTAATGCTTTGCTGAAAGTTATCACTGTGCTTGATGGCTTTACTTCAAGATGCAAAATAAGGTGCACGTTAAGAAATGAGTAAGAGTAGATGAAAATGTTCCCTGTTTCAATGGGTGTTCAATGGATGTTTAAGATAACTTTGAAAGAATTATGGAtaattttctcatattttttctgtagaaacagAGCATGGGAAATGCACACTAGAATCTAAAGAAACGCAGATCATGAAAGCATCAtgaactgagaagaaaatgaaaacaattatcGAAGATACCACAATTCCACTTTGAAAatgagatgctgaaaaaaatctgtttgaactATATGAGGGAGAAGGTAAATACTTTTCCAAAAAATAGTTAGGTATAACTCTGCTCTCTGTTACTAAGCCtacaaagagcagaaatacaccaaaattaaatgcttttggaaATTCACTCTGATTCTAAGCATTTTGTCACTGACTCACAATTGTAGCAACAGTTGGAATCTCAGTATGAATGTAATTTTCAAACATGTTTTAGGCAACTTAATTTGCCATTTCAAATGTCagcttaaaaaggaaattaaaaaaaatccccttctAAAATGTGTGTTTACCTGATAGCTGAATGCAGCCTACTAATCTTAGAGCTTTGCATAAAACAAACTGTTCAGAGGTAAGTGTGTTCTAGCAGCACGGAATGGCTACGCTAAACTAAAGGTcttgtcagcatttccattacAAATGTAATCTCAACTCAGCCATATAAAGTAGCTTTAAATTATACTGCTTGGCCTACACCCAAccacatgattttttttcttttggtggttGGACCTCAGATATTATCCTGTGCTCACTCATATCTAAGCTATTGAAGGCCAGCAGAAGTACTCAATGTGtctttgaaatgttctttttctgacaCTGAAATGATGCCTTTTGTCAGTCCATGATTCAGAGCAGTCTCATAAGCATTTAGTAGAACATCAGTAATGGTAAGATCTGTGCACAAGCAGCTTCACACCAAGTGCTACACTACCTATGGGTTGACTACACGTGGCAATGACTACACTACCTATGGATTGTGTTTGGGATATGCTGCATTCAATTGCCAGTAAAATTCACATTGTTTCCAGGGAGCACACAGGGATGGTGCAGAGTGAACACTCCTTTCTCACCATTAAGTGCTACTAGATGTCCCGCACTAGCCATAATCTTCTCTCTGGGTTCCCTCTTTTGTAGCCCTAAAGCTACTCTTGTCGCTCCACCGCTACCCTTAAAGGTCATTTTGTGGCTCAGCCAGACAGAGCCATAGTTGCACACAGGTCTCTTGGCATCAGCCCAGACTTGAGTGGCTCTCTCCACCCTTACACCAGCCACTTGTCCTCCCTCCTGAACCATTCCTCTAATTGTCAGGACAAGAGCTTGTGGGGTTACATGGTGAACAGGACTGGGGAGGACTATCTAGACAGAGGAATGGCCACGCAACCACATCCTGAGTCCATCAAGCTCTTTCATAGCCACCGTGTCTCCAAACCCAGTGCTTAACCTTCAGCAGGCAAAGGGATCAGCAATTACTTTTTGGCCTTTAGCTTGAGATGACAAAAGACAACAGCTCCCATCCCCAGTGTTAAAGGAGACAGAGGGCTCACAATGGGCCTATGCATACCCTTATGCCAGACCAGGACTCCCAGAGCTTCTGAGGGATGTCCCAGCATTTTACTTTCCTCCACACATGGACAATAGATTTAGTCTATATTGGGAatactgttttccattttgacCACTGCAGCCACTGCAATCAGGCCAATGAAAATGCTTGGatacttttttttggttggttctttttttttttttttatttttttatttttattttttttttatttccatagcATTTGGGGTATCAAAGTAACTTCTGCTGAATAAGCCAGTGGGCCAGAAAGGCTGTTCTACAGGTGccttggttggttggttgttttttaattaagtttgaATTGATCGTATTCCTTTCATCCCTCTGTTCATGGGTCTACatcaggatttattttgtttgctacTGATAGTGTTGGATGAATGTACAACACAGTAGATCCTCTGTAAGCAAATCTGTCTTTAGCTTTTCAAATGATCATAGATTTTCTAGGGACTCTGTCAAGCTTGTTTGACTCCATTCCTTGACGAGTGATATATCACTGGCTGCAGGAACCTAACAAAATGTTCACTCTGTCCTCAGTGCATTGTCCAAGATGGTTTTCAAGAGCCTAACCATCCTATGCTGTATCTCTGTTGATCCACTACTATAAGGCTGTGTTGTTTGTGCCTGTTTTTTCAACACAAGCTGCAGCTGGTGCCCTTCTTACACCTCTTTCTTCATCAGCCATTGCAATGGTGTTTTCATAAACCTCCATAGTTTTTAGCTGATTGTCTTTGGCACCCTCCTGTTCTGCATTGACTTTGCAGCACTTGCAGAAACCGCAGCAGTGTTTCCCACAGAAGGCAAGTGTAGACATAATCATATTGTCCCAGGGCTCTAGAGAGTGCATCCAGATGGGTAGGAAATCCCAGTTTTGGAGCTTCTCAGGCAGTGAATGTGGTCGTTTTGTCTGCATAACGTTAATTACAATCACAGCAATACACAGAGCAAACAAGGGAAGGCAAACACCCAAAAGGACTGGCCAGCCTGCCAGTGACAGACCAAATAcaaacaaaggcaaaagaaagaagcagacgAGAAGATAAAATATAGCAAACCATCTGTACTTGGCTGTTATGTTCCCCAAACTCTTGCACATCCGTATTGGGAGCCGGGTGAAAGGCAGCGGGTAAAACAGAATTATCCCAGAGACATTGAAGAAAAAGTGGCACAAGgcaatctgaaagaaaaaaaaaaaaaaagtttgagaagTTTGCTCCTATAAATGCCTCTAAATGCTCCTGCCTACATAATAATAACTTCCAGTGGTGCTGACTGCATAGTGTCCCTTTTCCTGCTCCtcactttgttttttgtcttgtctttcaCGCTATTTCACTGCCAGGCCTTTCCTGCATGAAGCAAGGACTGGGTAATACCTCATGCATTGTAAAGGTCAAACCCTACAAACAGGCCATGGCATTTGGAAACAAGGCAAGCATAGAGGGGACTCCTCCTTATCTCCCTGCAGATGgagaagttttaaaacacagctttccACTGCAAGAAGTTGAGTCTACCAGAAATAAAGCTGGCAAACCAAGCAACAATCAGGAAACAGTTTTGTTGTTAGTAAGGCAGGAGAACCATGTGAGAACTATTCATTACTGAGTTCTGCATCCCTAAGTTTTCAACTAAGAGATGGGAAAAGTAGATTAAATATTGCATACAGGTTATTGAGAAATTGCTAATTGGATGAGCCTGGATTTTCCAAACAATTAGCAAAAAGTTTACACGGCACTGAAATGTGActttttctaaatcttttatGATCATTTGGTTTACATATttcaaaatcctttaaaaaaaaaaaaaaaaaaaaaaaagcatgaagagaCATATACTTGCTAAATCTTTCAGAAGTCACTTGGACAGAGTAAGCATACGTGGAACAAAACAGTACATTCCCTGCTCCCactatcttatttttcttccataactGTTATCAGACTAAAGCAAACATGAAAGTACTGGATTCTGATTTTTAGAGTACATTATAAAAATAGCAGGTTAACACGAGAGCTGAGGTTGGTTGAGATAGTATCTTCACATGATTATATCTGTTCTGTCATGCCTGAGGAcaataaaataacttctgtaattttcttaatttattgtGGCTAGTAAAAAGCATTCATCCTATTCACAAAGGAAACTTCATTATCTTTTCACTCTTTGATGTAGAGGGTTCATTGAAATGTTATCTTCTGACTGGAATGTTCTTTACTGGGCGGTAAGTGGGAGCCCAAAGCCAGGCTGCCTACATCTCAAGTAGTCTGAGgcaaaaagaaattcaataaaAGCCGCCCATATTAGATTTGCAATGAGAATGTAGTTGTCATGATGCTCACTGCAATGTCACACAGGTTGACAACTTGACATCTTATGAGTTTTAAAGCCTCTACTTAGATGACAGAAATCCCTGTACACTGCATAAACAGAGTTTGGGTCCTGAGCAGGGAACTCAACAGAAATTAGTAACCCTCATAGGGGATAGACAAGAGAGTTGTCAAAGTGAGCACTGAATTCCAAGATGCTAAGATCCCATACTCTGCAGTCAGGTGGCCAATCTTGTCTGCTTTCTGAATGAATTAATCAGACCAAGCTAAATTTATGAAAGCAAGATCTGACTATATATAGACATTCTAGGAATGCTTAATAGAAGCCTTTTGCTCTGATAGTTGAAATTAATGAGCAGTCACTAGTAGCACTCAAAGAATCAAGTCCAATTTCCATGATATATTTGCATCAGAACTAATTTTGTCAGATTCTTATTCAGAAAATTTGCAATTCTAAATGAATTCCAAGGAAGCATTGGTTTATACTGACCtgtaatgaatattttaatgtactCCCTGGGCTTGCTAAAGCTGCAAGTATAGCTGTTGTGGTTGTGCCAATGTTAGCTCCTAAGGTGAGGGGATAAGAACGCTCGATGCTTATAACACCAATGCCTaggagaaaggaaacagcattGAATGATTGCagaatgttgaaaaaaaaaaaaaaaagataaaaagtggAGATAGAAATTACAATATTGACAACTTACCAACAAGAGGTGTAATTGCAGATGTGAAAACAGAACTACTTTGGACAACAAAGGTCATGCCAGCCCCTGCAAGCATAGCCAGGTATCCAGCTAGCCaagtaaaaggaaaagggaaatctaaaaaacaaaacaaaacattgtctTTAGAATAACAAATATTTAGAATAACAAAATGTTCCAGATATATAGAAAACAACACTAagcatttcaaatgtaaatataCTGCTTGCATATTGTCTAAAACAAGAAGATTTGGGGTCAGTGTGAGTTCTATTACTTGAATTTACCCTGTTCTTTGTACTCTCTCTCCAGCCTTCCACCACTGGACACACTGTGGATACTAGGCTAGGTAGACCTTTGTCCTGACCCAGAGTAACATGTATGTTGTAATATGAGTAGGTACCAGAAATTTTTCCACTGAGCTCAACACAAAACTTTCTAGGTGTTTAAAGTGTCGGTTTTGGCGAGCAGGCACCTGCTACATGAATCAGGTCTTCAGAAAGTTCTGAAGAGTATCCTGAGAAAATAAGGAGGTTTGTTTTAACTAGTTTTAAGCTGATCATCTCCTAATAATTCACTTGTTACTCTTGCAAAGAAAAGCTAATCACGCTGATTAGAGAAACTAAGCACAATGGTCTGCAGATTTGTAAGTGAGAAGGGGCCAGGACTCCATCAGTCAGGAAGACAGAGGGATTCCAAGCAGATCACAAATGAACAGTAACTGGCAGCCGATCACTTTCTACTCGTTTATTTTGATTTGGGCAATGTTCTTTGCCcagaagaagacagaaagggGACCACTTTATTGTCTTCCCCATATCTGTGAGCATTCTCTTCTAACACAATCAGGTGTATGCCAGGACTGCTTTTCCCTAGTACAGGTTCTGACCTGGAttcaatggaaaatgaagaaaaagcagccaagtggaaaacaaacagaacaaaacaagacaaaatagCTGTTTGCACACaatgaaaacaggctgaaaaatcACCTGAATAACACGGGGAAAGACAGAAAGTACCAATATGCAGGGCTGCTTATCACCCTGAGGAGACGGTTAAGGAATGGAGCAGGGCAAGTAAAAGAAATTAGATCATTAATCTCTACGTACATTTATTCAGCTTACTTTGAAAGAAACATGGAGGCCCTGTGCCCAAGCCAGCAGTCACAATCTCAGCACTATCTTTTGAGGATATGAAGATTACATTTCTAACAGCTAATGATTATACATCAAGATACAGAGCCTGAACTTTGGTCTCTGTTGTTAACCTGCAGTCCACAAGCAAGCTGTTAACTAATagcttttaaaaggaagaaaatagcatGCTGAGCTGAAGAAATATTGGGGGGTGACAACTCTGGTTTAATACTGCTTTCTTGAACCTATTCTGTAATAACTGCATAACAGAACAGGAGATTTTGATAAATGTGCCTAATGTCCTTGCTATTTCTAAGAGCAATCTTCAGGAAAAGCAGGTTAATTACCAGTGTTGATTGTCTTCTTGATAACACTTGCCACTTGTCCTTTAAGTACAGAGTTTAATAGCTTAACGATCATCACCAAACAGGAGCACAGAACAAGCAGGGACAAAGCCAGAAGGATGAGACCGATGGCAAGATCAGGCAGGTCTGATTCTGCAAAGAGATGCcggcctgaaaaaaaaaagaaaaggaaaacaaattggCCTAGTCACATTTTTGCTTCTGATCCCAAGGCCAGCTCTGGTTTTCATGCATAGCCCTAAGAACGTGGGACCAAAGCACACACAGCTTGAGGCGgtgatgaaaagaaagaaaatgctgcctCCCTGGCTGCACAAAAGCCATGCCTGAGAGGAACTCGTGTATGTACACTTTCATAAATACACAGTGAGCAAatctgcagggcaggcagaagCAGGGTGACTATATGCATGGAAGGAGAACAACAACAGAGTGAGGAAATTGTGGTGTGCTCCCAGCTGGGCTGTGAGTCAGCTCTTCCCAGGGACGGCTGTGTGCTGGGAATGGCTGCTGAACGTCCTGAGCAGCACACATAGGGATGGAGACATCCAAGCAGCCACCACAGCAGAGTAACTGTAGCACCGAGTCACCTGAATAGCAAGGGTGACATGATACTGAGGACCCCAATTACTGATATCAGGGAGCATGGAAAGGTATCCACCCACAGCCAGATGCAGTGATGATGATGTAGCTGTACAATAGAGCTGAGGCTGTTTTGACTGCACCTGTAGTAGTACCTTGTGTATGCATACAGGCAAGTGCCTCGTGGTGTAAGTCTGAAGTGGTCTGTAGGAACCATTAGGAAGATAGGCACCTCTgtaaaaatattgcagaagGAGAAATAGTTCCACTACTCACATTTGCTGATATAGTCTGtttcagatacatttttcaTAGTCCATGTCACGTTTCCTTCAGTCCAGCAAAGGTCAGGAGACGTGCAGTTTTCTGAAGGTGAAAGTGTGACATTCTGCAGTGTCTAAAGATTGCCAGAGAAAGCAGATGGTTCAGTCacctacagccttctttaagaGCCCATACACAGTTCTAGGTTTTTGCTGCAACCAAGAATTCATCAACTACAGCTACAGGCAGGTTTGTAAGCTGGAGTATAATTAGTGACACCAGAGAAATGACATAGcaaaattttttgttttgttaaaataaacagctgtgCTGTTACTCAGGTCAGTCAATATGACTTTTAAAGATGAAACCTTCTATGTCAGAGCAACCAGATCGTCAGTAGCTGAGAACCATAATTACTGATCTCAGGACTCACTGAAATAGATTCACAATTCTGCCTGCACTTTTTGTGCCATTGCTCACCTTCTGGGCCTGGAAGGATTGCAGGATGCTGACACTCAGACCTGAgagggcactgggagcagcaggcccacctcagcctcctcccacacctcaggtggAGCAGCCGGCACTGCTGCAGGTAACCTGAGGGGAGTTTCATGCTACCacagcctgctcctggccctgtcTGCCATGGCTAGCATTTCACTGGCCATCCAGAACATCATTCAGTAGGAGTGGGGCTCCTCtcaaaacttaattttaatcTCCACTCTGTGTGTGCTTTAGCATCTGCTGCCTCAGGACTTCAGAAATCAGTTTTACACACCCACTAACAAGTAGAATAACTCTCGTTAGAGGTCCAGGTGCTGTTCAATGCTCTAGTTGTTAGTTTAGCTGAACAACACAAACCAAACACAGCTCCACAGTCCACCAAAGTACTCCTTGGTGCCAATCTGGGCAACAAGTTCCTCAAGCTGCAGTGGtctcaggagaagaaaagataattttagACCCAGAGAGGCTTTGTCTGAAGGTAGTTTTCTGAGAAAACTGAAGTAACCAACTGCCAGCAGACCACCCTAGCACATAAAGCTGCTTAGATCAGATAGGTGGgcaaaaagagattttcttgGGCATACATTGcagattttttccactttcaatGAGTCTGAAGGAGTGCCAAGTTTAAAGGCATTTGTATGTGAAAGGAGTAGGTTTGGCTCCAAACCACCAGTTCTGATAAGCAAGGGCCTGCAAAAGCAACCAAGTCAAGACTGCTGCTGGTATGACATGCTTGGTTTCAGCAGTACAAAAGCTACATTAAATTGCCTGCATTCCTTTTCTGCAGCAATAAatactcatttaaaaatctaatttcacAATCCTATGATAAGCAGTGCCAGCTATGGatcaataaatatttcctgaGGAGCCTGACAACTAATTTAACATAATACTTACCACATTGGTTTCAGTTACGCACCAAATCTTTacaaggcttttgttttttgctgaTTCGTCATTTGTAGCAATTGCATTTATTACAGATTTAtcaagcttaaaaataaacaaaggaaaacaacagaGTTACTCCAACTTCCACCACACACTTCTGTTCAGCTCTACCCAGATAATAACTTCCCTTTTGGAAGCTCAGCCACATGAAACCTACATGACCATCTCTAAtactggagctgctgcccagcagggagGATGGGTTTTACTCCCCGAAAAGGTACAACTTCGTATGCACAAATACTCACACTGGAGTATTCTCCCCAAATCACTCACCCCATCATCTCAGCCATTCTGCTTAAACAGCTACACTGACACAACAAGGCTGCCACACTGAAGCAACGGGCTGCCATCCCATCCACCCCATATGTCACCTGCGTTCCCAGCCCTCTAGCTAGGCCTATCCTCATGAAGATGAAATGTAGGGGAAACAGAAGTGGGAATTATGGAGCTGGGTCTTTGTGAATCCACCTGCTAATGAGCTTTATCCCAAAGACACAGAGAAGTGATTGAGTCCCTTTCCCATATTCAGAGCATTCCATTTAACTGTGGTGGTACCAAGTAAGTAGCTTCGTTAATGAGAAAAAGAGCTTACCTCAATGATGAGCTTTGTAAAAGGGTCTGTGATAACTTTTAGTAGCTCAGGGGCATCCTCACCACTTTCAAGATGAAAGGACTCCACTATAACATTAGTGAGATGGTAAAGATAGCCAGAAATTACTTCAATGGGCAACAATGCAAAAACAGCAAGCCAGTTGAAGAAATCATGGATTGTTGCCCCAGCAAAGGCCCTGcaagaagaaattcaaaaatagagctgcttttaattaaacaatatgTGCACAACTTCAATTAAATATGAAATCATAAGGGTGGGGATGAAGCCCATTTACAGACaggaattatttcatttctaaggTCCCAGAAGATGATTGCTTTATTACAGAGCTCTAAGTTTTTTCCACACCATTGTCCAAGTGAAAGAGTCAGGCAAGGTGACCAGAACAAGAAAAACTAGACAATACAAAAGTAACCCTCAACACAAAGCTGCCAAGAGTACTTAACAGCTTACATTGTTTTTGTATCTCACCCTGTTTTGGTACACTTTTAATTCTCAACCAGGATTTGCTTCTAGGATCTGTTCTCCCTGACTCATGCAGAAGACGTCTCTTTGCAGCCCTCTCACATGTTCTTGCAAACCATGGGTGTACAGCTCCCTTCCAGCTTCTCCTCCACAACCTGAAGAGCCACAGCTATTTCCTCAAGGGCACTCTTTCCAAAGTTCCTGGCAGGTGCTTGTTCTCCTCTTAATTCTATGCAATCTgcctgtatttgttttaaaatatggcTCCTTAAATTAAGCAttgtagaggaagaaaaatatggaagaaataTTCCTTGAAATGCTAATCCGCTAATTTAGGTTCCAAACTGCTTGAGGGGAAATTAGGTGGAGCATTCAAAGTAGACCAACAAAATGGAGAGTGCTACCACAGAGAGAATATCTTAATCGGTGGTTGTCACcagagtttttctttccattttgtgaAAAGTACACCTGTGAGTGCCCTACAGAACAAGCATATGCAGACGGTATTTAGAGACTAAAGTGGTTGTTAATGACTACATTAAAAATCAACTTCTTTCCcgttattatttatttaaattttcctgACCAGAAACTAGTAGGGTACTTTGTCATTGCAAGTTAAGTGACAGAAACTAGCTCAGCCAAAGATTCCGAACAGCAAATCTTTGAGAAATATGCTTCAGTTAGGTGTACTTTGTATGTTTGGTATGCCATAAATAAAAGATACTAAAGTCTTATATTCCTCCCAAGTTTACTGCCCATCTCCATTTAATGAGAGCTCTATGTGATAAAGTGAGCTCTTAGTGATAATGCCAAGTGACggtaaaaaaaaagttgctgctctatttattttacagccaaaacacttcatttttctatGGCTACCAGCTGTTGCTTGTTGTAGACTTCAAAAGCCTGGAGCACTGGAGTCCCTCTTAATGAGAGTAGATTGAAATAGCATAATGTCAATTTATTAACTCCTAAAATTAAGAAGTAACCAAAAGTGGGTGGCATCATTGGAGTAGTCTGAAAATTTATCATTGCGTAAGATCCTATTTAAAATGGTGGAGTctcacaaaaccacaaaaatttAAAGGAACCCAATATGCTTTTCTGCATGTATATGAAGCCATATATCTAAACAGGACTGTACTTTGGCCATGGCAGTTGTGCGAGGAGTGACAACAGCTTAAAACTTGCTATCATGTCAAAGCTGACAGTTTAGGAAGCTGAAAATTACATAATTCACATCATAATTTCATaggacaaagcaaaaaattaacttttttttttttaacctccatTGAAATAAATGGTAAAATCCTTTATGATTAAAATCTATTGCATTTATAGGTCATTAACCTTGCTTTAGAAGTTTCTTGCGATTTTCCTAACTAGACATTCAAATTCTGGTCAATAGAAGGGTTGAATGGCTGTAGTGCTGATAGGCAGTATAGGAGAAAACCtagtgagaaggaagaaaagcagcttttcagttcTACTGTTTAAGTACAATACCTTCTAAATTCATTCCTGTCCCCGGCTTGCATGAGTGCCACAATTGTGTTTGTAACTGAGGTGCCAATGTTTGCCCCCATAATGATAGGAATAGCTGATTGCACAGTCAGCACTAGAAAGTAGAAAATGAAGCATTGAATGAAAAAATCATCAGCGAGCTATTTGGTCCAATGAAAATTAATCTATGTTAACACCTGACTTCCCTTGATGTCACTGGGATTAGACACTCTAATCCAGACGTTTGCTTTAATCAAGCCCCTTGGGAATGTGGTACTCTGACAGTCTAGTGACcccccactgcagcccatggttaTCTCCTTTCACTGCATGATAGAGGGCCAGAGTAAGAGTCTCAGGTATTGTCTGCAGAATTGTGAAATGGTGCTAGAAACAAATCAAATTCAGTAACAGgctaacaaaagaaaactatgCAGATACTTTAAAAGCTAATGCATTCAATACCAAGGCTTCCAGTGATTTTCTTTGCTATTATGGACAGTATTTTCTGCAGTGTATTAactttttctctccccacccccccccccttttttttttttttttcataatttgaTATCAGGGCAACAGTTGTGAAAGTCTTTTCCTGCTATTCCACCCAATGCTTCTACAACTTCAGCACAGGTGGGAACATTTGTTCAACCCCACACTGAGATTTGTGGGTGATCTTTAGGAAGATACTGTAAGCAGACTTACGTGTGGAGGACACCATGCTGACCACAATGGATGAAGAAGTACTGGAGCTCTGGACCATAACGGTCACCAGAACTCCTATCACCAGTCCCGCAACAGGATTAGACAGCACTGaatcatctttaaaaatgtccCCTGCTGCTTTACCTGCAAGAACACATTCTCAGAGTGAGGGAAGTACAAGGTGAAGTCAATAGGAATTAGCAGAGCATTTAATTAAAGATCATTCAACCATTTAATATGATACATAGGTAGCCATGCTTGCCAGCCAAAAAATGTACAAGGTGATGTAGCCCAGGGATCCAAATTCAAGTTCTGAACTCCCAGTTTATCAGTTATCAGGCAATAtgttata
This genomic window from Aythya fuligula isolate bAytFul2 chromosome 4, bAytFul2.pri, whole genome shotgun sequence contains:
- the SLC34A2 gene encoding sodium-dependent phosphate transport protein 2B gives rise to the protein MAPWPEVDKPETNNYIGDSSKQNQNMPGKEGENHKGNVTSLGNKGEIQPAFSTIALIDETTPEENPWALPELQDTGVKWSELDRKGKIIRVLYGIGKFIILLGLLYLFVCSLDVLSSAFQLVGGKAAGDIFKDDSVLSNPVAGLVIGVLVTVMVQSSSTSSSIVVSMVSSTLLTVQSAIPIIMGANIGTSVTNTIVALMQAGDRNEFRRAFAGATIHDFFNWLAVFALLPIEVISGYLYHLTNVIVESFHLESGEDAPELLKVITDPFTKLIIELDKSVINAIATNDESAKNKSLVKIWCVTETNVTLQNVTLSPSENCTSPDLCWTEGNVTWTMKNVSETDYISKCRHLFAESDLPDLAIGLILLALSLLVLCSCLVMIVKLLNSVLKGQVASVIKKTINTDFPFPFTWLAGYLAMLAGAGMTFVVQSSSVFTSAITPLVGIGVISIERSYPLTLGANIGTTTTAILAALASPGSTLKYSLQIALCHFFFNVSGIILFYPLPFTRLPIRMCKSLGNITAKYRWFAIFYLLVCFFLLPLFVFGLSLAGWPVLLGVCLPLFALCIAVIVINVMQTKRPHSLPEKLQNWDFLPIWMHSLEPWDNMIMSTLAFCGKHCCGFCKCCKVNAEQEGAKDNQLKTMEVYENTIAMADEERGVRRAPAAACVEKTGTNNTAL